Sequence from the Feifania hominis genome:
TTCATCGAGTCCGATCAGAAACCGGATGCCGTAGTTGAGAGGGATGTTGTTTTCAATGAGGTATTTTACGGCGTAGGCGGTGATGACAAACGGTCCCTTGTTGTCGGAGGCGCCGCGCCCGACCAGACAGCCGTCCCGCTCGATGCAGCGGTAGGGCTCGCTGTCCCACCCGCTGCCCTCGGGAACGACGTCGATGTGGCCGATGATGCCGAGAAAGCGGTCTTCTCTGCCGTAGTGACCAAAGGCGATATGCCCATCGCAGTCCGTCACATTCATGCCGAGCTCGGAGCAGATCTTCATGGCTTCCAGCTGACAGTCGCGCACGCCCTTCCCGTAGGGAGCGCCGGGCATGGCGGCAGACTTTACGCTTTTGATGTTCACCAGCCGTTTGATGTCACGCTTGATGTTGCTTTCGTTGTCGGCGACAAATTTTTTGATATCCATACGATCACTCCCTGTCTGAAAAAGATTCAAGGCAACTATAACACAAAAGCGGCTCGTGCAACATTGTCATAAGTAGATTCTTGCCCGCGCAAAAACAGACATGCAAAAGAGCCGCGTTACGGCTGTGTAACGCGGCTCTTTTCAGTAGAGAATAACTTTGACGGCGCGGCCCTGTTCGAGACAGTAGTTGATGACAAACTTTGTGCCGGGCGATTTTCCATCCCACACGGCGAGCACCAGATCGCTGTAGGCGACGATCTGGCGATTGCGCTCGAGCGGAGCACTCTTGGCATATTTGTGGTAGTTTGGCAGAAAGGTCTTCAGCGCAAGGCCGTTTTCCCGCGCGTAGCGCTCGGCGAGCCGGTCGATTCCAACGGCGCCGCCGCTGACGATCTCAGAGGCGTTGAGCGGCACATACTGCGCGAGCAGCTCATAGACTGACTCGGGCGCCTTGCGCGAGCCGATGATAGCGACTTTCACAAATCCACATCCCAAAGCTTTTTCTCAATTATAAATCAAAATTTTACAAAATTCAAATTCGGCGCTCAAAAAAGGCAGCTCGTGTTTTCCCTGCCAATCAGCATAAAAATTGTAACAAATAATTCTCTTCGTTCCATCCATATTAAGAGGGAACGGAGGGATGCAATTTGAAGAAAAAAATGACAAAGTTCTTTGCATTTTTTCTCGTGCTCTGCACTGTGATCACTCCGCTTTTACTCTACCAGTCTGTGCGAAGTTCCGTTCCTGACAGCATCGCGATTTTTCAGGGGAACAGGCTCAACGA
This genomic interval carries:
- a CDS encoding SLOG family protein translates to MKVAIIGSRKAPESVYELLAQYVPLNASEIVSGGAVGIDRLAERYARENGLALKTFLPNYHKYAKSAPLERNRQIVAYSDLVLAVWDGKSPGTKFVINYCLEQGRAVKVILY